The nucleotide sequence GGCCGAACCACTTCTACGACGAGCAGCGTCTGCTGCTCGGCAAGACCTACCGCGCCGGGGACAAGGTGCGGCTCGCCGTGCCCGCCGGGAGCAGGGCGTCCTCGACCGTCGTCGACCTGCTCGACTCACAGCTCGTCGGAGCCCCGCACGTGCGGCTCCTCGCGGCCAACGTGCTCGCGTTCGGCGCCGATCCGCTCGGCAGGCGCGACTCGGCCGACGCGATCGACAAGGCCGTCGCCTTCGCCAGGCGCAGCCACCTCAAGGTCTACATCCCGCCGGGCGTCTACCAGGTGAACCGGCACATCGTCGTGGACGATGTGACGATCGAGGGCGCGGGCAGCTGGTACACCGTCATCAAGGGCCGCCAGGTCACCCTCGCCACCCCGGCCCCCGACGGCTCGACCCACACCGGGGTCGGTTTCTACGGCAAGGACGCGGCGGCGGGCGGCAGCAAGAATGTCCACCTGTCCGGCTTCGCCGTCGAGGGCGACGTACGCGAGCGCATCGACACCGACCAGGTGAACGGCATCGGCGGCGCGCTGAGCGACTCGACGATCGACGGGCTCTACATCCACCACACCAAGGTCGGCATGTGGTTCGACGGCCCGATGAAGAATCTGAAGATCACCAACAACGTGATCACCGACCAGATCGCCGACGGCCTCAACTTCCACACCGGCGTGACCGATTCGGTGGTGTCCGACAACTTCGTCCGTAACTCCGGCGACGACGGCCTCGCGATGTGGTCGGAGAAGACGGCGAACGCGCGCAACACGTTCAGCCACAACACCGTCCAGACTCCGGTGCTCGCCAACGGCATCGCGATCTACGGCGGCACCGACAACACCGTCTCCGGCAACCTGATCGCCGACCCGATCCGGGAGGGCAGCGCGATCCAGGTCGGCTCCCGGTTCGGCGCCGAGGCGTTCACCGGCCACCTGTGGATCACGGACAACACCACGGTGCGGGCAGGCACGTTCGAGCTGAACTGGAACATCGGGCTCGGCGCCATCTGGTTCTACGCGCTGGAGAAGAACATCGACGCCGACATCCAGGTCGTCGGTGACCACTTCCTCGACAGCACCTACAACGCGATCATGCTGGTCAGCGACTTCCCGGTGAAGGACCTGTACTCGATCACCAACGTCCACTTCAAGGACATCAAGGTCGACGGCACCGGCACCTCCGTGGTCAGCGCCCGGGTCGCGGGCGGCGCGTCCTTCGAGAACGTGGACGCCCGCAACGTCGGCGCCGTCGGCGTCAACAACTGCGGATCGTTCCACTTCACGCCGGCGGGCTCGGAGTTCGGGCTCACCGACCTCGGCGGCAACGACGGGGGCGGCACCACAGGCCCCTGGTTCGCCGCGTGGGAACTGCCGAACACCATCACCTGCGACGACCGCCCGCCGGTCGTCGCGCCACCGGCGCCCACCGCCTGGTGACAACAGGCCGGCCGGCTGCCCGTACGATCACGGGCAGCCGGCCGGCCTTCGTGCCGTCCCGTACGTCAGCCGCCGAGCGCCGCAGCGACGACCGCCTTCGCCTCCTCCTGGACCCTGGCCAGATGGTCCGGGCCCTGGAAGGACTCGGCGTAGACCTTGTAGACGTCCTCGGTGCCCGAGGGGCGGGCGGCGAACCACGCGCTGTCCGTCGTCACCTTGATCCCGCCGATCGCCGCGCCGTTGCCCGGCGCCTCCGTCAGCACAGCCGTGACCGGCTCGCCCGCGAGGGTGTCGGCCGTGACCTGCTCGGGCGAGAGCTTGGCCAGGACGGCCTTCTCCTCGCGGGTGGCGGGCGCGTCGATCCTGGCGTACGCGGGCTCGCCGAACCGGCCGGTCAGCTCCGCGTAGTGCTCGGACGGCGTCTTGCCGGTGACGGCCAGGATCTCCGAAGCGAGCAGCGCCAGGATGATGCCGTCCTTGTCGGTGGTCCACACCGACCCGTCCCTGCGCAGGAACGACGCCCCCGCCGACTCCTCGCCCCCGAAGCCGAGCGAGCCGTCCACCAGTCCGTCCACGAACCACTTGAAGCCGACGGGCACCTCGACCAGCCGCCGGCCCAGATCGCCCGCGACCCGGTCGATCATCCCCGACGACACCAGCGTCTTGCCGATCCCGGCGCCGGCCGGCCACTGCTCGCGGTGCGCGTAGAGATAGCCGATGGCGGTGGCCAGATAGTGGTTGGGGTTCATCAGCCCGCCGTCCGGCGTGACGATGCCGTGCCGGTCGGCGTCCGCGTCGTTGCCGGTGGCGATCTGGTACTGGTCGCGCTTGTCGATCAGCGAGGCCATCGCGTACGGCGACGAGCAGTCCATCCGG is from Streptomyces sp. NBC_00370 and encodes:
- a CDS encoding glycosyl hydrolase family 28-related protein, which produces MSRSIRRAAERPGRPLRRAVAVAAALTTATLGLGVLSGGSAVAGSAAAGPVVTRAALDPSLVAGRGADVPFAEQEAENAVTNGSLVGPGRTAYTLPAEASGRKAVKLTPGQYVEFTLPSTANAITVRYSIPDAPNGGGITAPLDVTVNGKNKSTMTLTSQYAWLYNQYSFSNDPNAGLLHPDQWITECACVPAETTPTPTVEKPFRPNHFYDEQRLLLGKTYRAGDKVRLAVPAGSRASSTVVDLLDSQLVGAPHVRLLAANVLAFGADPLGRRDSADAIDKAVAFARRSHLKVYIPPGVYQVNRHIVVDDVTIEGAGSWYTVIKGRQVTLATPAPDGSTHTGVGFYGKDAAAGGSKNVHLSGFAVEGDVRERIDTDQVNGIGGALSDSTIDGLYIHHTKVGMWFDGPMKNLKITNNVITDQIADGLNFHTGVTDSVVSDNFVRNSGDDGLAMWSEKTANARNTFSHNTVQTPVLANGIAIYGGTDNTVSGNLIADPIREGSAIQVGSRFGAEAFTGHLWITDNTTVRAGTFELNWNIGLGAIWFYALEKNIDADIQVVGDHFLDSTYNAIMLVSDFPVKDLYSITNVHFKDIKVDGTGTSVVSARVAGGASFENVDARNVGAVGVNNCGSFHFTPAGSEFGLTDLGGNDGGGTTGPWFAAWELPNTITCDDRPPVVAPPAPTAW